The Flavobacteriales bacterium genome segment TGCGCGGATGATTCTCTGTGGCCAGATGCGCTGCGGGTCCTGTACCGATGGAATAGCCCAACACGATGATCTTCTGTTCATCATACAGCTTCCGCATCCGATCATAGGCCTGCTGCACATCATCAAAGAACTGGGCCTGGCCGCTTATCTCTCCCTTGCTTTTGCCATAACCACGGTAATCGAGCATGAACACATCGTAGCCATACGGCAGATAACTGAGCGCCACAGAACCCCACCCGGCCAAGGAACCACCATTGCCATGCAGGTAGAAGATAAGCCCCTTCGAACTATCGGCCTTGAAAAGGAGCCCGTGCAACGGAGTGCCATCAGAGGCGGTGATCTCCACCTCTTCTGCCTGCCAGCTCGGTTGAAAGGTGTAGTCTTCACTCAGTTTCTGCGGGAAGAAGATAAGCTTCTCCTGACCCACATACAGCAGAACACATAGTGCCACATAGATGACCACGGCTGAAACAAGGAGGATTCGGAGAATCTTTTTCATGGCACGAAGCTAAGCGAAAGGAGGTGTTTCGTTTGTTTTTGATTCGTTTGAGGAGGCCTCTCGCTGCGCTCGGGGAAGCAGGAACGGTTTGTTTCACTTTCCAACGCCTGTTTCGCTGACGATAGGAAGCGCCTGTTTCTGAAACGGTGGTTGTTGGAGGCCCCTCGCTACGCTCGGGGAAGCAGGGGAGGGCTACCACTCTTGAATTGAATCGTTCAGAAAATCCCAATTGGGATTGAAATCTGTGATGAGCTTTTCCTTCTTCTCTCTTCGCCAGCCTTTCAATTCTTTTTCTCTGGCATAGGCATCATTCACGAATTGAAAATGCTCCCAGTAGAGGAGGAAATAGCAGTTGTACTTCCCTGCAAAGCTTGACTTTGGGCCAAGTGCGT includes the following:
- a CDS encoding alpha/beta fold hydrolase, coding for MKKILRILLVSAVVIYVALCVLLYVGQEKLIFFPQKLSEDYTFQPSWQAEEVEITASDGTPLHGLLFKADSSKGLIFYLHGNGGSLAGWGSVALSYLPYGYDVFMLDYRGYGKSKGEISGQAQFFDDVQQAYDRMRKLYDEQKIIVLGYSIGTGPAAHLATENHPRMLMLQAPYYSLVDMMEHTYPFVPTFLLKYKLETFKYVQHCEAPIVIFHGDADEVIYYGSSVKLKQLLKPTDKLITLQGQRHNGITLNPQYLKELETVLD
- a CDS encoding GIY-YIG nuclease family protein, encoding MKPIGSHNYFVYIVTNRSKKVLYIGMTNHLQKRLEEHHQNALGPKSSFAGKYNCYFLLYWEHFQFVNDAYAREKELKGWRREKKEKLITDFNPNWDFLNDSIQEW